From the genome of Globicephala melas chromosome 11, mGloMel1.2, whole genome shotgun sequence, one region includes:
- the RNF39 gene encoding RING finger protein 39 codes for MEISEPLGRGLVQRLEQLATCPLCGSLFEDPVLLACEHSFCRACLDRRWGTPPPPGSEAPPTACPCCGRPCPRRSLRSNVRLAVEVRISRELREKLAEPGARTGKRRGGRIPTMGCLASHGEDTKKTWRRFDAPTPKSSNSEDDLPEDYPVVKNMLHRLTADLTLDPGTAHRRLLVSADRRSVRLAPPGTPAPRDGPGRFDQLPAVLGAQGFRAGRHCWEVEIADTASRGDSSGEDKDDGESRYALGVAGESVRRKGRVGLCPAEAVWAVEDRGGRLWALTAPEPTPLGGAGPQPRRIRVDLDWQRGRVAFYDGRSLDLLFAFQAPGPLGERVFPLLCTCDPRVPLCLVPAEG; via the exons ATGGAGATATCCGAGCCGCTGGGCCGGGGACTGGTGCAGCGCCTGGAGCAGCTAGCGACGTGCCCTCTGTGCGGGAGCCTCTTCGAGGACCCGGTGCTCCTGGCGTGTGAGCACAGCTTCTGCCGCGCGTGCCTGGACCGCCGCTGGGGGACCCCGCCGCCCCCCGGCTCCGAGGCGCCCCCCACCGCCTGCCCGTGCTGCGGCCGGCCGTGCCCCCGCCGCAGCCTGAGGTCTAACGTGCGGCTGGCGGTGGAAGTGCGGATCAGCCGCGAGCTGCGGGAGAAGCTGGCCGAGCCCGGGGCCCGAACTGGGAAACGCCGAGGGGGCCGCATCCCCACCATGGGCTGCCTGGCCTCGCACGGAGAG GATACGAAGAAGACATGGAGAAG GTTTGATGCCCCAACTCCCAAGTCATCTAACTCAGAGGACGATCTCCCTGAAGATTACCCAGTGGTCAAAAACATGCTTCATAGACTGACGG CCGACCTGACCCTGGATCCTGGCACCGCTCACCGCCGCTTGCTGGTCTCCGCGGACCGCCGCAGCGTCCGACTGGCCCCACCGGGGACACCCGCACCCCGCGACGGCCCGGGGCGCTTCGATCAGCTCCCGGCGGTGCTGGGCGCGCAGGGCTTCAGAGCTGGCCGCCACTGCTGGGAGGTGGAGATCGCCGACACCGCCTCCCGCGGAGACTCTTCCGGGGAGGATAAGGACGACGGGGAGAGCCGCTATGCCCTGGGCGTGGCCGGGGAGTCGGTGCGACGCAAGGGCAGAGTAGGCCTATGTCCCGCGGAGGCTGTGTGGGCCGTGGAGGATCGCGGCGGCCGCCTGTGGGCGCTCACGGCCCCGGAGCCCACCCCGCTGGGCGGCGCCGGGCCCCAGCCGCGGCGCATCCGCGTGGACTTGGACTGGCAGCGGGGCCGCGTGGCCTTCTACGACGGCCGTTCCCTGGACTTGCTCTTCGCCTTCCAGGCGCCCGGTCCCCTGGGTGAGCGCGTCTTCCCGCTGCTGTGCACCTGCGACCCCCGCGTCCCCCTCTGCCTCGTGCCAGCGGAAGGCTGA
- the PPP1R11 gene encoding E3 ubiquitin-protein ligase PPP1R11: MAEAGAGLSETVTETTVTVTTEPENRSLTIKLRKRKPEKKVEWTSDTVDNEHMGRRSSKCCCIYEKPRAFGESSTESDEEEEEGCGHTHCVRGHRKGRRHSTPGPSPTTPPQPPDPSQPPPGPMQH; the protein is encoded by the exons ATGGCGGAGGCAGGGGCCGGGCTGAGTGAGACCGTCACTGAGACAACGGTTACCGTGACAACCGAGCCC GAGAACCGGAGCCTAACCATCAAACTTCGGAAACGGAAACCAGAGAAAAAGGTGGAATGGACGAGTGACACTGTGGACAACGAACACATGGGCCGCCGCTCATCAAAAT GCTGCTGTATTTATGAGAAACCTCGGGCCTTTGGCGAGAGCTCCACGGAGAGTgacgaggaggaagaggagggctgTGGTCATACACACTGTGTACGGGGCCACCGCAAAGGACGGCGTCATTCAACCCCGGGACCAagccccaccacccctccccagcctcctgacccctcccagccccctccaggGCCAATGCAGCACTAA
- the POLR1H gene encoding DNA-directed RNA polymerase I subunit RPA12, producing MDLASTCSSFQSDLDFCPDCGSVLPLPGAQDTVACTRCGFSINVRDFEAKVVKTSFVFHKLGTAMPVSMEEGPEFQGPVVDRRCSRCGHEGMAYHTRQMRSADEGQTVFYTCTNCKFQEKEDS from the exons ATGGACCTCGCCAGCACCTGCTCCAGCTTTCAGTCTGACCTGGATTTCTGTCCGGATTGCGGCTCGGTCCTGCCTCTTCCCGGAGCTCAGGATACGGTCGCGTGTACTCGCTGTGGCTTCTCCATCAACGTGCGAG ACTTTGAGGCGAAGGTTGTGAAGACCTCATTTGTGTTCCACAAACTGGGAACAGCCATGCCCGTGTCGATGGAGGAAGGACCTGAGTTCCAGGGACCCGTG GTTGACAGGCGCTGCTCTCGATGTGGGCACGAGGGAATGGCATACCACACCAGACAGATGCGCTCCGCTGATGAAGGGCAGACCGTCTTCTACACCTGTACCAACTGCAA GTTCCAGGAGAAGGAagactcttga